In the Hordeum vulgare subsp. vulgare chromosome 7H, MorexV3_pseudomolecules_assembly, whole genome shotgun sequence genome, one interval contains:
- the LOC123408859 gene encoding nuclear transcription factor Y subunit B-4-like, translating into MSEAVGTTESGGGGGVKEQERFLPIANIGRIMQRGMPEKGKIAKDAKESNQECVSEFISFITSEASDKCMKEKRKTINGDDLIWSMGTLGFEDYVEPLKSYLKLYREVIKNNKITAQTVHQTFSSDFVFLGESSMDVIFRLNLACTSNI; encoded by the exons ATGTCAGAGGCGGTGGGCACGACGGAGAGTGGAGGCGGGGGCGGGGTCAAGGAGCAGGAGCGGTTCCTGCCGATCGCCAACATCGGGCGCATCATGCAGCGCGGCATGCCGGAGAAGGGCAAGATCGCCAAGGACGCCAAGGAGTCCAACCAGGAGTGCGTCTCCGAGTTCATCAGCTTCATCACCAGCGA GGCCAGCGACAAGTGCATGAAGGAGAAGCGCAAGACCATCAACGGCGACGACCTGATCTGGTCCATGGGCACCCTCGGCTTCGAGGACTATGTCGAGCCCCTCAAGTCCTATCTCAAGCTCTACCGGGAGGTAAT CAAAAATAACAAAATCACTGCTCAAACAGTGCACCAAACTTTCAGCAGTGATTTTGTTTTTCTCGGTGAGAGCTCCATGGATGTTATTTTTCGATTAAACTTGGCATGTACCTCAAACATATGA